One segment of Olsenella uli DSM 7084 DNA contains the following:
- a CDS encoding metallophosphoesterase family protein: MSTYAFSDVHGHRVPLERLLERVSPSADDAVFMLGDMIDRGPDPVGVLRACRDLSGATVLMGNHEDLMLTYFEDPDDPVNLMNWEMNGGATTSAGLAGLGEGERMELLDWVASLPTYAYALTEGRPFVMAHAGIRSGGLLPRAEWTEDKLEALMASQSTEDLLWIREDFWERPTGLVDANGNGPIVIAGHTPTPYLEGMADRPDRPARDEDGLCRMVRVGACERTGGVADRWDIDCGAAGGAGFGRLLMLRLDDGEEFYEGIGEGE, encoded by the coding sequence ATGTCAACGTACGCCTTCTCTGACGTTCACGGTCACAGGGTCCCGCTCGAGCGCCTGCTCGAGCGCGTCTCGCCGTCTGCGGATGACGCCGTCTTCATGCTCGGCGACATGATCGACCGTGGCCCCGACCCCGTCGGCGTACTCAGGGCCTGCCGTGACCTATCGGGTGCCACGGTCCTCATGGGCAACCACGAGGATCTCATGCTCACCTACTTCGAAGATCCCGATGATCCCGTGAACCTCATGAACTGGGAGATGAACGGCGGTGCCACGACCTCTGCGGGTCTGGCTGGGCTTGGCGAGGGGGAGCGCATGGAGCTCCTGGACTGGGTCGCCTCGCTGCCGACCTACGCCTATGCGCTTACCGAGGGACGCCCCTTCGTGATGGCGCACGCCGGCATCCGTTCCGGCGGCCTCCTCCCGCGTGCGGAATGGACCGAGGACAAGCTCGAGGCCCTGATGGCCTCCCAGTCCACCGAGGACCTGCTCTGGATCCGCGAGGACTTCTGGGAGAGGCCTACGGGCCTCGTGGACGCGAACGGCAATGGCCCCATCGTCATCGCGGGCCACACGCCCACGCCCTATCTCGAGGGCATGGCCGACCGCCCCGACCGCCCCGCCCGAGACGAGGACGGGCTCTGCCGCATGGTGCGCGTCGGTGCCTGCGAGCGCACGGGCGGCGTCGCGGACCGCTGGGACATCGACTGCGGTGCCGCGGGGGGCGCGGGCTTTGGTCGCCTGCTGATGCTCAGGCTGGATGACGGCGAGGAGTTCTACGAGGGGATCGGCGAGGGCGAGTAG
- a CDS encoding very short patch repair endonuclease: MTSSPSPPGAREQRVSPATHHVMQANKSKDTKPELKVRSALRAAGLGGYRLHWKKAPGRPDICYPGRKVAIFVNGCFWHRCPYCALPLPKSNVAFWEAKFRRNVLRDERDRRLLVEGGWTVITVWECHLGKGRFELTMRQMVREIRLAQTRRAAGGHEGRAVEAGASRARKLRTTRAALARRRVSR; encoded by the coding sequence GTGACGAGTAGCCCCTCGCCTCCCGGTGCCCGGGAACAGCGGGTGAGCCCTGCCACGCACCATGTGATGCAGGCGAACAAGAGCAAGGATACCAAGCCCGAGCTCAAGGTGCGCTCCGCCCTTCGCGCCGCAGGCCTGGGCGGGTATCGCCTTCACTGGAAGAAGGCTCCCGGCCGGCCAGACATCTGCTATCCCGGCCGGAAGGTGGCCATCTTCGTGAACGGCTGCTTCTGGCACCGCTGCCCCTACTGCGCGCTGCCCCTTCCCAAGAGCAACGTCGCGTTCTGGGAGGCGAAGTTTCGCCGTAACGTCCTGCGCGACGAACGCGACCGCAGGTTGCTCGTGGAAGGGGGCTGGACGGTCATCACCGTGTGGGAGTGCCACCTCGGGAAGGGGCGCTTCGAGCTCACGATGCGCCAGATGGTGCGCGAGATCCGCCTCGCGCAGACCCGTCGCGCCGCAGGCGGGCATGAGGGGCGTGCCGTCGAGGCGGGCGCGTCCCGCGCACGGAAGCTGCGCACGACCCGTGCTGCCTTGGCGCGCAGGCGCGTTTCCCGCTAG
- a CDS encoding zinc dependent phospholipase C family protein, with product MPAILTHDFFGRDAYPVVADRLGLVTLDEHDAFLLGNQGPDPLFYLVADPRVDPSNRVGDLMHHVRPARLLASLRDALTMLARSERSVGEAYAAGFLCHYLLDSSVHPLVYANQYAICDAGIDGLDRSDATEVHAEIERDLDEMVLFSKAHQTVATYRPYREVLHASDRVLSTIDKLYFYMCLWTYSRTLELDCYTHAMKAFRQVQRLFWSPRQGKARLLGTVERSFGHRRYSLYCAMAHRDRADDHSPFANEGHLSWENPFTGEVGADSFWDIYDCAGGRVPAAVDAFFSTEFGEAAAEDLTKNLNFSGQPTDPDGQEAPPEPSRDE from the coding sequence ATGCCAGCAATCCTGACGCACGACTTCTTCGGGCGGGACGCCTATCCGGTGGTCGCCGATCGCCTGGGGCTGGTGACCCTGGACGAGCACGATGCCTTCCTGTTGGGAAACCAAGGTCCTGACCCCCTGTTCTACCTGGTGGCGGACCCGCGCGTCGACCCCTCCAACCGCGTGGGCGACCTCATGCACCACGTGCGCCCGGCGCGTCTGCTCGCCTCGCTGCGTGACGCCCTCACCATGCTGGCGCGCAGCGAGCGCTCGGTGGGGGAGGCCTACGCCGCAGGCTTCCTCTGTCATTACCTGCTTGACAGCTCCGTGCATCCCCTGGTGTACGCCAACCAGTACGCCATCTGCGATGCCGGCATCGACGGCCTCGACCGTTCCGACGCCACCGAGGTCCATGCCGAGATCGAACGCGACCTGGACGAGATGGTGCTCTTCTCCAAGGCACACCAGACCGTCGCCACGTACAGGCCGTATCGCGAGGTTCTCCACGCCTCCGACAGGGTGCTCTCGACCATCGACAAGCTCTACTTCTACATGTGCCTATGGACCTACAGCCGCACGCTCGAGCTGGACTGCTACACGCATGCGATGAAGGCGTTTCGCCAGGTGCAGCGTCTGTTCTGGAGCCCGCGCCAGGGCAAGGCGCGCCTCCTGGGCACGGTCGAGCGCAGCTTCGGTCACCGGCGCTACTCACTCTACTGTGCCATGGCGCACCGCGACCGGGCAGACGATCACTCGCCCTTTGCCAACGAGGGGCATCTCTCCTGGGAGAACCCCTTCACGGGGGAGGTGGGCGCAGACTCCTTCTGGGATATCTACGATTGTGCCGGAGGTCGCGTCCCGGCTGCGGTGGACGCGTTCTTCTCGACGGAGTTCGGGGAGGCTGCCGCCGAGGATCTGACGAAAAACCTCAACTTCTCCGGCCAGCCGACCGACCCAGACGGGCAGGAGGCGCCCCCGGAGCCGTCGCGTGACGAGTAG
- a CDS encoding MFS transporter: MARTSLTKVEKSWIMYDVGNSALVLLATSVIPIYFKSLADGPALVAWSYGETIASLVIALLMPVLGSIADMQGMKKKFVVGTVATGVVATVAMGLPASAMAFLVIYVVSSVMLNSSIVFYDALLVDATTDERMDEVSSQGYAWGYIGSVVPFIACLAVVLMHERLGLTLQAAMQISFAITAAWWVAFTIPLLRNVEQTHFKPLEDHALSKAITGVGATLVRIWRDETLRNYLIAYFFYIDGVHTIIKLSTSYGSDLGIEGTQLVLALLVTQFVAFPSAIAYGKLGTRLGTKRMLLVGIAGYTFITCFAAFFLRSAAEFWFLAIMVGLFQGGIQALSRSEFGKLCPKEHANEYFGFFDIFGKYAAIMGTFIVGTMTALTGNGSLGVFSIVILFVVGFVMMLKVPERRAATAGAGGAE; this comes from the coding sequence ATGGCACGGACAAGTCTGACCAAGGTCGAGAAGAGCTGGATCATGTACGACGTGGGCAACTCCGCCCTTGTGCTTCTGGCCACCAGCGTCATACCCATCTACTTCAAGTCGCTCGCAGACGGCCCGGCCCTCGTGGCATGGAGCTATGGCGAGACCATAGCCTCGCTGGTCATCGCCCTGCTGATGCCCGTCTTGGGCTCCATCGCCGACATGCAGGGCATGAAGAAGAAGTTCGTCGTCGGCACCGTCGCGACGGGCGTCGTGGCCACGGTGGCGATGGGCCTTCCCGCCAGCGCGATGGCGTTTCTGGTGATCTACGTCGTCTCGTCCGTCATGCTGAACTCGTCAATCGTGTTCTACGACGCGCTTTTGGTGGACGCCACCACGGACGAGCGCATGGACGAGGTCTCCAGCCAGGGCTACGCCTGGGGTTACATCGGCAGCGTGGTGCCGTTCATCGCCTGCCTGGCCGTGGTTCTCATGCACGAGAGGCTGGGCCTGACCCTGCAGGCGGCCATGCAGATCTCCTTCGCGATCACGGCCGCATGGTGGGTCGCCTTCACGATCCCCCTGCTCAGAAACGTGGAGCAGACGCACTTCAAGCCCCTGGAGGACCATGCGCTCTCCAAGGCGATCACGGGCGTCGGGGCGACGCTTGTGCGCATCTGGCGCGACGAGACCCTGCGCAACTACCTCATCGCCTACTTCTTCTACATCGATGGCGTGCACACCATCATCAAGCTTTCCACAAGCTATGGCTCTGACCTGGGCATCGAGGGGACTCAGCTGGTCCTGGCGCTGCTCGTGACCCAATTCGTGGCCTTCCCCTCGGCCATCGCCTATGGCAAGCTGGGCACGCGCCTCGGCACCAAGCGCATGCTCCTGGTCGGCATCGCGGGCTACACCTTCATCACCTGCTTCGCGGCCTTCTTCCTGAGGAGCGCTGCGGAGTTCTGGTTCCTGGCGATCATGGTGGGCCTGTTCCAGGGTGGCATCCAGGCCCTCAGCCGCTCCGAGTTCGGCAAGCTCTGTCCCAAGGAGCACGCCAACGAGTACTTTGGCTTCTTCGACATCTTCGGCAAGTACGCGGCCATCATGGGCACGTTCATCGTGGGCACCATGACCGCGCTCACGGGCAATGGCTCGCTGGGCGTGTTCTCGATCGTCATCCTCTTCGTCGTGGGCTTCGTGATGATGCTGAAGGTACCCGAGCGGCGGGCCGCGACTGCGGGAGCTGGTGGCGCGGAGTAG
- a CDS encoding HAD-IIB family hydrolase, whose protein sequence is MIKLVLCDIDGTLLPFGHTSISTRTMSAIAELRDAGIEFGPASGREPVDLRSFFHGHASCYATGIMANGKMINVDGKRVKDISVDHAGIVRLVEYARSHDGCVVVYVPSVDGNGIKTVDRQVVGVTEAEFERAVAQYEIAFDAHVTSEVPDVPIATVGYMHFGATSEMGALRDELSALCPQFDFVRPSPTFFDVLPHGWTKASALPILEEYLGIAREEVVFFGDSENDLAMMRAVPNSFAVSNGTDSARATARYHIGDAADDSVAKVLESLARNHGRLSIPEDALPRA, encoded by the coding sequence TTGATCAAACTGGTTCTTTGCGACATTGACGGCACGCTGCTGCCGTTTGGGCATACGAGCATCTCCACGCGCACGATGAGCGCCATAGCCGAGCTGCGCGACGCCGGCATCGAGTTTGGGCCCGCAAGCGGGCGTGAGCCGGTCGATCTGCGAAGCTTCTTCCATGGGCATGCCAGCTGCTATGCCACGGGCATCATGGCCAACGGAAAGATGATCAACGTGGACGGCAAGCGCGTGAAGGACATCTCGGTGGACCATGCCGGCATAGTCCGCCTGGTCGAGTATGCCCGCTCGCACGACGGCTGCGTCGTGGTGTATGTCCCGAGCGTTGACGGGAATGGGATCAAGACCGTCGACCGCCAGGTCGTCGGCGTGACCGAGGCGGAGTTCGAGCGTGCCGTGGCCCAATACGAGATCGCGTTTGACGCCCACGTCACGTCCGAGGTGCCCGACGTGCCCATCGCGACCGTCGGCTACATGCACTTCGGGGCCACCTCCGAGATGGGTGCCTTGCGCGACGAGCTGAGCGCCCTCTGCCCGCAGTTCGACTTCGTGCGTCCGTCGCCGACGTTCTTCGACGTGCTCCCACACGGTTGGACCAAGGCGAGCGCGCTCCCGATCCTGGAGGAGTACCTGGGCATCGCGCGCGAGGAGGTCGTGTTCTTCGGTGACAGCGAGAACGATCTGGCGATGATGAGGGCGGTCCCCAATTCGTTCGCGGTCTCGAACGGCACCGACTCCGCACGCGCGACGGCGCGCTATCACATCGGTGACGCGGCTGATGACTCCGTGGCGAAGGTGCTCGAGTCGCTGGCGCGCAACCACGGCAGGCTCTCCATCCCCGAGGACGCGCTGCCCCGGGCGTAG
- a CDS encoding DUF2201 family putative metallopeptidase, with product MDGQRHAYESNAAALVEHARTAICSQREGCHSAVAAIAALEPHASEVSATDAVDLLERACVFGTPRLVDDVWECFDGDFAFTGWALALALRCGREDVARTLLGHGVDLLGQVRRPRKLRALLPHEGTFTRFDLVRESPTLFLNNMDPTVGTEVFEGFSGTEQLAGSAYSAPTDIGRTCDVIARLAGDGLFDATVFDDLFRAAVVKAWHALRHAGSQDPELAETCLGLAARLLELHRERGMGDRTIDLILGNLVVPHASRRVVAFVCEAAPSVFLGRLCALGWLQDDIDLVRAMVPHLSGGMPEQSGTLLRILAAAGAMSELQAVIGWTGATEPQALRAAIDAASEAGHAEAATWLFVQLQGAGAKAGLRASAGGRAPVGARGVRPSAQAPEPAPTPIAAPAGAKTAAPLPHAARRMWRGADTVPSGPSIEGDRTSEREDLARRIVELTRGAVVAENPFLASSIGLLRLEPTTAAAGGIPFRTDGRTLSYDIDAVIDGFHAQREPLAHDFVHTLVHCILLHPFVGPTIDRSAWSLAADIVSESLVAEIVGRRGGRRGDSIDAVLDHLADDLGPTMTTERLYHALVRGGYASMRAPWASLFHVDDHDPWYPTASEGNPATGRPRASEGGPSSHGAGQGGETRSGGEAAGDQQKSCRPEGGGDGSGSDRVEGGQRDGGQTGDGNTGPSMNGAEQAGAARAEAERRWEQAAKSLRVDLETLSRKRGERLQRLMHELEVSPHERVDYREFLRQFAVQSEEMRLSDDEFDYVFYTYGLALYGDLPLIEPLEYRNERRIRDFAIVIDTSSSVSGKVVQQFVDTTFDVLTSESSFFQKVNIHIIQADLRVQSDTKITSLAELDRWRRNIRLYGLGGTDFRPAFRYVGELLSDGEFDDLSGLIYFTDGWGIYPERMPPYKTTFVFYDEDHRPELVPAWALQITLHPGEFESMSVY from the coding sequence ATGGACGGCCAGCGGCACGCATACGAGAGCAACGCGGCAGCGCTTGTCGAGCACGCCCGCACGGCCATCTGCTCGCAGCGCGAGGGCTGCCACTCCGCGGTTGCCGCGATCGCCGCCCTCGAACCCCACGCAAGCGAGGTCTCGGCCACAGACGCCGTCGACCTTCTCGAGCGAGCCTGCGTCTTTGGCACGCCAAGGCTCGTCGATGACGTCTGGGAGTGCTTCGACGGGGACTTCGCCTTCACGGGCTGGGCCCTTGCCCTGGCCCTGCGCTGTGGTCGCGAGGACGTGGCCCGCACCCTTCTCGGTCATGGCGTCGACCTGCTGGGGCAGGTGCGCAGGCCACGCAAGCTTCGCGCCCTGCTGCCGCACGAGGGGACCTTCACCCGCTTCGACCTGGTGCGAGAGAGCCCCACGCTCTTCCTCAACAACATGGACCCCACGGTGGGCACCGAGGTCTTCGAGGGCTTCAGCGGCACCGAGCAGCTTGCGGGGTCGGCCTACAGCGCTCCCACAGACATCGGACGGACCTGCGACGTCATCGCACGTCTCGCAGGCGACGGACTCTTTGACGCCACGGTGTTCGACGACCTCTTCCGAGCCGCCGTCGTGAAGGCGTGGCACGCCCTGCGCCATGCGGGAAGCCAGGACCCCGAGCTGGCAGAGACCTGCCTTGGCCTTGCCGCCCGCCTGCTTGAGCTGCATCGAGAGCGCGGGATGGGAGACCGCACCATCGACCTCATCCTGGGAAACCTCGTCGTGCCGCATGCCAGCCGCCGCGTGGTCGCGTTCGTATGCGAAGCCGCTCCCTCGGTCTTCCTGGGGCGGCTCTGCGCCCTCGGCTGGCTGCAGGACGACATCGATCTCGTGCGCGCGATGGTCCCCCACCTCTCGGGCGGCATGCCCGAGCAGAGTGGGACGCTCCTGCGCATCCTTGCCGCCGCAGGGGCGATGAGCGAGCTGCAGGCAGTCATCGGCTGGACCGGTGCCACAGAGCCCCAAGCCCTCCGCGCGGCCATCGACGCCGCGTCCGAGGCCGGTCATGCCGAGGCCGCCACCTGGCTGTTCGTCCAGCTTCAGGGCGCAGGGGCGAAGGCGGGCCTGCGGGCATCGGCGGGCGGGCGGGCGCCGGTGGGCGCACGGGGGGTCAGGCCTTCCGCCCAGGCGCCCGAGCCCGCACCCACACCGATAGCCGCGCCAGCGGGGGCGAAGACGGCTGCCCCCCTGCCCCATGCGGCTCGACGCATGTGGCGAGGTGCGGACACCGTCCCGAGCGGCCCTTCGATCGAAGGGGACCGCACGTCAGAGCGCGAGGACCTCGCGCGCAGGATAGTCGAGCTCACCCGTGGGGCCGTTGTTGCCGAAAACCCCTTCCTCGCCTCGTCGATCGGCCTGCTGCGCCTTGAGCCCACCACGGCTGCGGCGGGCGGGATTCCCTTCCGCACTGACGGCCGCACGCTCTCCTATGACATCGATGCCGTCATCGATGGCTTTCATGCGCAGCGCGAGCCACTCGCACACGACTTCGTCCACACCCTCGTCCATTGCATCCTCCTGCATCCCTTCGTGGGGCCCACCATCGACCGCTCCGCCTGGAGCCTTGCGGCCGACATCGTCTCCGAGTCGCTCGTGGCCGAGATCGTCGGGAGGCGCGGCGGACGGCGTGGCGACAGCATAGACGCCGTGCTCGACCATCTCGCCGACGACCTCGGCCCCACCATGACCACCGAGAGGCTCTACCACGCGCTCGTTCGGGGCGGCTATGCCAGCATGCGTGCGCCCTGGGCATCGCTCTTCCATGTGGACGACCACGACCCCTGGTATCCCACGGCTTCTGAGGGGAACCCCGCGACGGGCCGACCCCGCGCATCCGAAGGGGGGCCGTCCTCCCACGGGGCTGGCCAAGGCGGCGAAACGCGCTCCGGCGGCGAAGCCGCAGGCGACCAGCAGAAAAGTTGCCGACCCGAGGGTGGCGGCGACGGTTCCGGGAGCGACCGGGTGGAAGGAGGCCAGCGGGACGGTGGCCAGACGGGCGACGGGAACACCGGGCCCTCCATGAACGGGGCGGAGCAGGCCGGGGCGGCACGAGCGGAGGCGGAGCGTCGCTGGGAACAGGCCGCCAAGTCCCTGCGCGTCGATCTGGAGACCCTCTCGCGCAAGCGTGGCGAGCGGCTTCAGCGCCTCATGCACGAGCTCGAGGTCTCGCCCCACGAGCGGGTGGACTATCGCGAGTTCCTCCGTCAGTTTGCCGTCCAGTCCGAGGAGATGCGCCTCTCGGACGACGAGTTCGACTACGTCTTCTACACCTACGGCCTCGCGCTCTACGGCGACCTGCCGCTCATCGAGCCGCTCGAGTACCGAAACGAGCGCAGGATACGCGACTTCGCCATCGTGATCGACACCTCGAGCTCGGTCTCGGGCAAGGTGGTCCAGCAGTTCGTCGACACCACCTTCGACGTGCTCACCAGCGAGTCCAGCTTCTTCCAGAAGGTCAACATCCACATCATCCAGGCAGACCTGCGTGTGCAGAGCGACACTAAGATCACCTCGCTCGCCGAGCTCGATCGCTGGAGGCGCAACATCAGGCTCTACGGCCTTGGCGGCACCGACTTCCGACCTGCCTTCCGCTACGTGGGCGAGCTTCTCTCGGATGGGGAGTTCGACGACCTCTCGGGCCTCATATACTTCACGGACGGCTGGGGCATCTACCCCGAGCGCATGCCCCCCTACAAGACGACCTTCGTGTTCTACGACGAGGACCACCGTCCCGAGCTCGTGCCCGCCTGGGCCCTGCAGATAACGCTGCATCCAGGCGAGTTCGAGTCGATGTCGGTGTACTAG
- a CDS encoding AAA family ATPase: MNIRAATEQIEGTVRAYLSKDGHGLYRIPTPMQRPIIMMGPPGVGKTAVVRQVAEGLGINFVSYSITHHTRQSALGLPYIAEDEFGGRSYKVSRYTMSEIIAATYDAIEGSGVREGILFLDEVNCASETLAPAMLQFLQYKTFGQHRLPVGWVIVTAGNPPEYNRSARDFDPAMMDRMKRIDVEPDLGVWMDYATAHGMHPAITTYLASKPKNFYKVRASVNGARMVTARGWEDLSRMIVAYGHEGIGVDGELVSQYLQDAEIAEDFSLYLDLFRKYQDDYKVADILAGAHSPAIAARATAAPFDERIALINLLLDALLTEAHASETAGRALDAATDEVDGVRDQLEGKADPMATLSRISAQAAGELETSKAKGATDTSSQLILAEKAELLDRIRATAARWAMDPALRAERGVLSVVQGVLSEAAETVGGQAALASSHLDQALDFLDACFGDGQELVVFTTRLAVDPAFMRFVADHGSSSFAEHGRNLMFHERGLDLLEEVDALRGTASGARIGHDVRGEVRRA, from the coding sequence ATGAACATCCGTGCGGCAACCGAGCAGATCGAGGGCACCGTTCGCGCGTACCTCTCCAAGGACGGGCATGGCCTCTATCGCATCCCCACCCCAATGCAGCGTCCCATCATCATGATGGGACCTCCCGGTGTGGGGAAGACGGCCGTCGTCAGGCAGGTCGCGGAGGGGCTGGGCATCAACTTCGTCTCATATTCCATCACGCATCACACGCGCCAGAGCGCCCTGGGGCTCCCCTACATCGCCGAGGACGAGTTCGGCGGTCGCAGCTACAAGGTCAGCCGCTATACCATGAGCGAGATCATCGCCGCCACCTACGACGCCATCGAGGGGTCGGGCGTGCGCGAGGGCATACTCTTCCTCGATGAGGTCAACTGCGCCTCGGAGACGCTGGCCCCGGCCATGCTGCAGTTCCTGCAGTACAAGACCTTCGGCCAGCACCGTCTGCCCGTCGGCTGGGTCATCGTCACGGCCGGCAACCCACCGGAGTACAACCGCTCGGCCCGTGATTTCGATCCCGCGATGATGGACCGCATGAAGCGCATCGACGTGGAGCCCGACCTCGGCGTCTGGATGGACTACGCCACGGCCCATGGCATGCACCCAGCCATCACCACCTATCTCGCCAGCAAGCCCAAAAACTTCTACAAGGTGCGCGCCAGCGTCAACGGGGCTCGCATGGTCACGGCGCGCGGCTGGGAGGACCTCAGCCGCATGATCGTCGCCTACGGTCACGAGGGCATCGGCGTCGATGGGGAGCTTGTCTCCCAGTATCTCCAGGATGCCGAAATCGCGGAGGACTTCTCGCTCTACCTGGACCTCTTCCGCAAGTACCAGGACGACTACAAGGTGGCCGACATCCTCGCCGGCGCACACTCCCCCGCCATAGCCGCGCGCGCGACGGCGGCGCCCTTCGACGAGCGCATCGCCCTGATAAACCTCCTGCTCGACGCGCTTCTCACCGAAGCACATGCGTCCGAGACCGCAGGGCGGGCGCTCGACGCGGCCACCGACGAGGTAGACGGCGTTCGCGACCAGCTCGAGGGCAAGGCGGATCCCATGGCCACGCTCAGCCGCATCTCGGCACAGGCGGCGGGCGAGCTTGAGACGTCCAAGGCCAAGGGAGCCACGGACACTTCCTCACAGCTCATTCTGGCCGAGAAGGCCGAGCTCCTCGACCGCATCCGCGCCACGGCAGCCCGCTGGGCCATGGACCCCGCCCTGAGGGCCGAGAGAGGCGTTCTGTCCGTGGTGCAAGGTGTCCTCTCGGAGGCTGCCGAGACGGTCGGTGGGCAGGCGGCGCTTGCAAGCTCCCACCTGGACCAGGCGCTCGACTTCCTGGATGCGTGCTTTGGAGACGGCCAGGAGCTCGTCGTCTTCACGACGCGCCTTGCCGTCGATCCCGCGTTCATGCGCTTCGTCGCCGATCACGGATCTTCCAGCTTCGCCGAGCACGGCCGCAACCTGATGTTTCACGAGCGAGGGCTCGACCTCCTGGAGGAGGTCGACGCGCTGAGGGGGACGGCGAGTGGGGCGCGGATCGGCCATGATGTGCGTGGGGAGGTGCGCAGGGCCTAG
- a CDS encoding DUF438 domain-containing protein — MSDKTIDLDRSVHDLCRDHPRLKTTMANLGFDEITKPGRLQTMGRMMTIPKGCKVKGIDLDLVVNRLRNEGFEVIGAGVEPVAKPVAAPLSDGPVAGAADATAAAATPAAGAAQSVPVASTPEERQRILQHMLAQLSGGASVDEVKDVFKANFQDVDATEIAQAEQALINGGVPVEEVQRLCDVHATLFDGHVACAPSAKAEPSDVPGHPVWSFRQENRAFERLLADSVRPDTERADQLADGSQSPELAAALTSDIERLQKVSVHYKRKEELVFPFLERHGVHGPSKVMWGKDDEVRAGLATALSLAQGACQSPTASNLQSVARELASAADALESMITKEEQILLPLALEKLNAREWQRVHDDSDEYGFVLIDQPPAWRPSMMELAEAAVQEADLAGAGAADGTAGGVASAGSSGATGGGSVAAATGSAADHAMASEDSKVHLSTGSFTAAELEAVLNTIPLDITFVDKDDKTRYFSHGETRAFPRPMSCLGRDVYDCHPPKSQAMVRQVFDDFRSGARDSYEFWIHRGDAFLYIRYFAVRDSEGNYLGALETTQDVAPIQELEGDNRRGADIRREERERRETHGAHEERGATSRPSM; from the coding sequence ATGTCCGACAAGACCATCGACCTCGACAGAAGCGTGCACGACCTCTGCAGGGACCACCCCAGGCTCAAGACCACCATGGCCAACCTTGGCTTCGACGAGATCACCAAGCCGGGTCGCCTGCAGACCATGGGCCGCATGATGACCATCCCCAAGGGATGCAAGGTCAAGGGCATCGACCTCGACCTCGTCGTCAATCGTCTCCGTAACGAGGGCTTTGAGGTCATCGGTGCGGGTGTCGAGCCCGTCGCCAAGCCCGTTGCCGCACCTCTCTCGGATGGGCCTGTTGCGGGCGCCGCAGACGCGACGGCCGCCGCCGCCACGCCCGCCGCCGGCGCCGCCCAGAGCGTTCCGGTGGCGTCCACGCCCGAGGAGCGCCAACGAATCCTCCAGCACATGCTGGCCCAGCTCAGCGGCGGGGCTTCGGTCGACGAGGTGAAGGACGTCTTCAAGGCCAACTTCCAGGACGTCGACGCGACGGAGATCGCCCAGGCCGAGCAGGCCCTCATCAATGGCGGCGTCCCCGTCGAGGAGGTCCAACGGCTCTGCGACGTCCACGCCACGCTGTTCGACGGCCACGTGGCCTGTGCGCCCAGCGCCAAGGCCGAGCCCTCCGACGTGCCAGGTCACCCCGTCTGGTCCTTCCGCCAAGAGAACCGCGCATTCGAGCGCCTGCTCGCCGATTCGGTCCGCCCGGACACCGAGCGCGCGGACCAGTTGGCCGACGGATCGCAGAGCCCCGAGCTTGCCGCAGCCCTGACGTCTGACATCGAGCGGCTCCAGAAGGTCTCCGTGCACTACAAGCGCAAGGAGGAGCTGGTCTTTCCCTTCCTCGAGAGGCATGGCGTCCATGGCCCCTCCAAGGTCATGTGGGGCAAGGACGACGAGGTTCGTGCCGGTCTCGCCACCGCGCTCTCGCTCGCACAGGGCGCGTGCCAAAGCCCGACCGCCAGCAACCTCCAGTCTGTTGCGCGCGAGCTGGCCTCTGCGGCCGACGCCCTCGAGTCCATGATCACCAAGGAGGAGCAGATCCTCCTTCCGCTGGCGCTCGAGAAGCTCAATGCGCGCGAGTGGCAGCGCGTCCACGATGACTCCGACGAGTACGGCTTCGTCCTCATCGACCAGCCGCCTGCGTGGCGTCCCTCGATGATGGAGCTTGCCGAGGCCGCGGTTCAGGAGGCTGACCTTGCGGGTGCTGGCGCAGCGGACGGCACCGCCGGTGGCGTGGCCTCCGCGGGTTCCAGTGGCGCCACCGGCGGCGGTTCGGTCGCTGCGGCCACGGGCTCCGCAGCCGATCACGCGATGGCGTCTGAGGACAGCAAGGTTCACCTCTCCACGGGCTCTTTCACGGCTGCCGAGCTGGAGGCGGTGCTCAACACCATCCCACTGGACATCACCTTCGTCGACAAGGACGACAAGACCCGCTACTTCAGCCACGGCGAGACACGTGCGTTCCCGCGTCCGATGAGCTGTCTGGGCCGCGACGTCTACGACTGCCACCCACCCAAGAGCCAGGCCATGGTGCGTCAGGTCTTCGATGACTTCCGCAGCGGCGCGCGCGACTCCTACGAGTTCTGGATCCACAGGGGTGACGCGTTCCTCTACATCCGCTACTTCGCCGTCCGCGACAGCGAGGGCAACTACCTCGGCGCTCTCGAGACCACCCAGGATGTGGCACCCATTCAGGAGCTTGAGGGCGACAACCGTCGCGGCGCCGACATTCGCCGCGAAGAGCGCGAGAGGCGTGAGACACACGGGGCGCATGAGGAGCGAGGGGCCACGAGTCGGCCTAGCATGTAA